AGTAATTTAGTTGCCTTTTTTATTTTTGTAAAATGGAGATATGTTTTGATGATGCTTATTTTATGAGGAAAGCCTTAATGGAAGCTGAAATAGCTTTTGATAAAGGCGAAATTCCAGTTGGTGCTGTTATTGTAATTGATAATAGAGTTATAGCTCGAGGTCATAATTTAACCGAAATGCTAAATGATGTTACTGCTCATGCCGAAATGCAAGCCATTACAGCCGCTGCAAATTTTTTAGGTGGTAAATATTTACACAACTGCACATTATATGTTACGTTAGAGCCTTGCCAAATGTGTGCTGGTGCATTGTATTGGAGTCAAATAAGTAATATTGTTTATGGCGCTCGTGATGAAGAACGTGGTTGCATAAACTTACAAATCAAACTACATCCTAAAACACTTATAAAAGGAGGTGTTTTG
Above is a window of Bizionia sp. M204 DNA encoding:
- a CDS encoding nucleoside deaminase translates to MEICFDDAYFMRKALMEAEIAFDKGEIPVGAVIVIDNRVIARGHNLTEMLNDVTAHAEMQAITAAANFLGGKYLHNCTLYVTLEPCQMCAGALYWSQISNIVYGARDEERGCINLQIKLHPKTLIKGGVLADEAALLLKRFFIERRNLN